The DNA segment AAATTTATTCTTTCTCGTTCAATGATAATTCATTGATAATTCATTGATAATTCATtgatattaatttaaattaataacACCATTTTAATACTTCTCATTGAATGAAAGTTTACATAATTTCAGCAGAATACGAATGGGTATGGGACAGAGAAAATGCTACGCGTACCATTGTTTTATCAGATGATAACTTAGATGTTAAGTTTCATAATGGATACAGTTATGGTACAGCAGCTATAAGAGGTAACAAACTGCTAGAAAAAGGGAAGCATCATTACTGGGAAGTCGAAATGCTTAGTCCTACGTATGGAACAGATATTGTTAGTCCTTGATCAAAATTGATAATACATTTACAGTTTATGTACATATAAGATTTTAGCTTTGATTAATAGTGACTTGCATATTTTCAGATGGTCGGAGTTGGAACAAGTAAAGTGGATCTAAATAGTGCAAATCACGTATTTTGTTCTTTTCTTGGACTTGACCAAGAATCTTTTGGCTTTTCTTATCAGGGATATATACAACACAACGGACAAAATCGTTGTTACAGCAAATGCTTTGGGCAAGGTACCTTAGTCGGTGTACACTTGGATACATGGAGAGGTACCTTACAATTTTTCCTTAACAGAAAACCACTAGGTAAGTTTGATGCATTGCAAAACTAACGGCATATTTTTGTAGTTTGTTTTATAACGTTTTCCTGGTTTAGGTATTGCCTTTAGTGGACTAAGGAATATCGAGTTATATCCTATGGTTAGTTCTACGGCTGCACAAAGTAAAATGAGGTTAATTCATAGTTGTTCTGCACCAGTGTCTTTACAAATGGAATGCTTGTCAGTATTAAAACCATCGGACAAAGCATATTTATCGACTACGTTTCCTGGATTGCGGCACCTTAGTGAAAGCATCTTCGCTGACATATTAAACACTAATAGAAGTAGGTACATTATACAGAAATGTATAATTTATGGCATAAACatggtttgtttttttttttagacgaTGAGGAGCAAGAAATGTCCAAACTGAAATACTTAACAGAATGTATGTTCGTGGATGAATTTGATTTCGCCCTAGTTGGTGCAAGAGAGGAAAACGAAAAGTGCGcacgtaataataataattccgTGTGTACAATGGACGTTACTTTAAATAGTTCATAAAATTTTTTAACTTTTTAATTGCGATAACGGcagttattataaatatataaaagagAGACTGTgtaaaggtatacatgactttatacattttttttaaaccTGTGACATATGCTGTAaatattcattaaaaaaaaattcttgAGTAAAAGATatgttattttttaaaattctttGATTTGTGAGATTTTTTATTTGtactatttttacgtttatgatTCGACGTGATATTACTGCGATTGTCAATCTTTGCACAAAAAACAATAGCTTGAGCCCAACCGGCCATGGGACCCCATAATTCTCGTAAGTAACTACTAACTTCCTCGTGAATTTTTGGTGTTACTGTTTTATTCTGTTCCAAATGAGGCAAATAATTTGCTCTAGCTATTTGAAAGATATGAGTGTCCACAGGAATAGCTTCTAAGTAGCCTAATGACATTAAACATATACAGTCTGCGACTTTTGGGCCAATCCCAGGCAGAGTAATTAGTTCTTTTCTAGCTTTAGTATATGAGTTATTATTTTTCTTGTGTAGATTTAGGAGCCACTCTTTTCCACCAAGCTCCATTAATCGTTTTGCTGCATTTGCTATGTATCCGGCACGATATCCGAACTTTTCTTCCTTCAACTTGTTTTCTACGTCTTCTCCTGCCAATGCCTCTATAGTTGGAAAGCTGTAGTAGTCATTATCCTCGATAGAACAAATTTTTTCACCGAAAAATGTACATAACTTTTCTACCATTCCTGATATTCTACAATAACAACATATTGTTGGAAGtaatatgattgtacaaattaaGATGTTTCTTTGCATACCTTTGTATATTGTTATTGGAGCTGCAAATAAAAGAGAATAAATTTTCCACAACATCTTGGTTTAATATTCTAACACCACTTGTTATATTTAAGGATTCTTTTAAATGATGATCTGCTGTGGTCCATATTTTGCAGAGATCTTCCAAATGTACATCCAATCTGAAATAATTGGATAGAATTTGATCGTAATTGCTAAAGTCGAGCAATGGACTTTGCACTACGTAGGATAGATGAGTATCATCCTGTGTTAGACTCCAAATGCATTTGTCAAATACTCCTCTGTAGCCATCATTATAAGAAGACCATCTGTAGAAATGATCATTATTTGTTTTATAGACAATAAATATAACAAGTATAAATAACAAGTATAGTATATACAGTGATTATAGAAAGTATCGATACATATGTCTGCAAAACATTTTATGATCATATTTTATACTTTATTTGAAATTAACAAATTTTTGTAGTTACGTGAAAGTATTATTATTTGAGAGGTAATTTAATATACTTGGGCCCTATTAATGAATATATAAATGCTGAAATGAACAAAATGGCATGTAAATAGTTCTTGTAACGTTTGAATGTTGAGTACAAAAGTTAAGATGATCAGTATTTGAAACTTCGCGGGCGAACTCATATAAAATACATAATATGTATTGGAAATATTggttatgttacttaaaaaaaaaagtaaccgTAAATTGACAAATTGATTACCTAAAACTTTGACCACCTTTTAAGGTGACACCTAAATTTAGCTCCGTTGACGGACAAACGATTTTTCCTTGTCTTGTTTTCACTTCATTTTTGTACATTTTCATTTTCAAGCGTCACGAATTCCTTAACAAGTTGATACTCATATGGTGTAACAATGTGCAAGATTAAATACTAGACAATGAAAATAACTGTCACGACATAAAATTCTGATTGTCCGTAAAAGAATTAACGTTTGTAGACAATTGTTTTCCTCTTATAACAAATCGCGCCTTTTTGATAGCTCTCATAACAAAGAGACATGCGTGCAGAATGACACGTAAATTTGAATTCTAATTTAAAttcgaattaaaataaaaattcactgCTCGAATTCAGATGAATACTTAAAATTGGATTTCGGTCTTAAAATTATAAATCGAAGTAAGTAAATTTATAGGGTTTGAAGAAGAAACGATGTACAATATTTTCACGATCCTTCGTAaggttttattgcaattttattttataatgtaTCTTTCGTTAAAGATGATAGCTTTATACTGTAGCTTCCTATGATACATATTTACAATGAGCTATCTACTATTAAGAATTTTGATAATGTGCGAATTGTTTTCATTTATACAATAcgatgagatattgcatattaAATTTGTTCAATCACGTTTAAACTGTATAATGGGAAACGTTAGTATGTTTCAATATTTAAATGTCGTATCGATGTATGTTACGATCTGAGTTTATCTTTTGCTAACATTTTTACACATCCGAACGGCATACTTCATTCATACATAAATACAAACGTACCGAATACATGCATGAACATAATTATATAATACGAAACAAGTGTTATTATAGACGTTAGagaaaatgaaacataaaataaaCAATATGTTTTTGCAGAACACTTTAACTGCATTATTTCAGGAACGTATAGTTAGAGGAAAATTGttgattcaattttattttttaatgatCACCTTCGATAATGATTCGATCAAACTACTTCTTCAATATATAATAGATATTTTCTAAATTTTCATGCCTGAAAAATTATGCTACTCGTGATATGTACAGTCTCATTATAATTTATCTATAGAATAATTTATTTGGCATCTTTTAGGACGATAAACGACTACATAGTTAGCATATAGATAATAGAAATTATACCCTGTCTATTTCGAACGATTTCTTTTCGCAATATTACTTACGTGCGATGCGTTATCACCGAAACTTGGCAATTTGAAAGCAATCTAATTGTAAGTACATATAGAGTAGGCCGAAAATCGTGAAACCGTATGAAAAAGTAATGAAAAAGTAAATGAATAATgtgaaattataattttttatatgAGACTTTGTTTTCCTGGAAACCAATTATGCAATTACTCGTAGCCACGCACTTGACTAGTGATAGTATGTCAGCTAAACCTGTCTTGTTTTATATATATAGCGAGTGCGTTCCGATTTGTAAACATCATAGTTTAATATGAATCAGAATTAAAACGATAAGTTCGAACCAAGTATTTATTcaattaaattataaattattgaAAGCCCTTTTCCTTTTCACAGTCGATTATTTAAAGAACAAGGTCTCGTATaaaaacatcgatcttccacatCTTCGATTCACTGTAAGTTTCGCACGAGAAGTCACTCCTTCTTAACTCGTGCCACGATTTTTTAATGCGCTctgtattaaaaataaaaaatacaaaattcTGTAATATTAATTTCAAGTATTTCAGATAACCAACCGGGAGTTTCAAATTAATTCAACTATAGGTAAAGGAAACTCTAAACGCGGGAAACTGTATCGAAACTGTTTTACCGGCTGTTCCTATCCTGACCACTACGTATTGTCGTTCATGTAATCAGACGGTCAAAGAGGACGATTGCTTTTATCTCCGATCTGTTCTCCCAAGCACACCCCCGCGGTGTATCATCGAACACCCTCGATAAACTATTACATCCCTGAGAATTGGTAGCGGCATCTCTAGAAGAAGAATATCCCCAGTACGCATTAATCCCCGTTTAATCATAAGGAACATTGTCGCGAACGTGAGCTTGCTTCCGGTAGTCGTGATGCTGGCACTTGCCCGACCAGGACCATTTCGTGCAAACCTTCTGCGGTTTCAATATGAAACACTTCGTTCTTAGAACATCGAAGAAAATCTTGCCGATGAAATTTGCGGATGCCGTGTCAGCCATCTTCAGGCACGTGCGAAATCTACGGAAACGGTAACCAAACGGTTCGGATAGATTATGATCCTGTTCGTATCGATCTATCGGTTGATTCGTTTGAATGTAATTCGGTACCGTTCGTCGCATGCACAGTGCATCATGCTCGAGATGCCCCAGTTGAAAAGCCCGTAGCGCGTCTCGAACGCTGGGATGAAAAAGGGGCAAGCTGTGTCGTGTCTGCGACAGCAAGCGTCCGCCGTGCCAAAACCGCCGAGATTCGTGTATTTCGTAGCCCGATGACCGCGGCCGCACCATTGTGTGCCTGGGATCATCAGTAAGTCCCTTCGCGAACGGCTTTTGCCTCGTCTCTGCCGATGGCTGTTGCCTGTTCCGTTCAGAAACTTGGAATACTTCCTGTATACCCAACATGATATCGTTATATTAGAAATTTCCAATGCCTCGCTTTTTAGGCCGCGAAGTCTGCACGCTATCGGACACACGGCTTTCAAATGGATTTATATAGGAGTAAACCGTACGAACGCATTGTTTATATTCATCTAGTTCGAGTCTCTGTTATATATTACGTATTATATACCCATATTACGTCACGATACCCAGTTTTAGAGTGCCTGATGTTGCATCCATCTGATAATCAACATAAATAAACCGTTTGtggaatttttatggaaacacagCAAATATCATTGCACTGGAATCAAGGTGGTCACAGGCAGAAAGCGTACAAGGAAGAAATATAGAGACTAATTAAAGTTAATTATCAAATGATCAAAAAGAGATGTGAGCAAGCAAGAGATTTagatctctctttttttttgttgctgGTTTCGTGGTAACTGTACCTTCGTCGATGTTGGGCCATCAGTTGATTCCTCGCCCTGTTCCTCGTGTGGCTGCATCTGTGACGTAGCTCGGCCGTGGACGAGAGCCAGGAGAGATCCTGCGGAATCCTCGACGAGTCCTCTTGGCCGTCTACGTCGAACAGCTCGACGGACACCCTGTCATTGTAATCGCCGTCCGTGTGTGCACTCGACGTACAGGAACTCTCGTCGCCGTTGGCGAATTTCTCGTCCACGCAGTCGGTCAACGTGTCGCCCTCGTATATCAACTGCAAATTTCTACCCGACTCCAGTAGCCACACTTGCCTCAGTGCTACGTTTGTATCTCTACCGGTGAAATATGCAAATTACACAAAATAGCATCTAAACGGTGGTGcaccttctttcttttttaaatgATTACAATCTGCAGTTTCAATCTCTATATACGCATTCGCTTCTACAACTACAGGTATCTCTCGAGTGACGCACAATTCAACTATCGTGCTATTCGAGAGATAcctgtatattatatatgtatatcgacTCAAAATATTAGATGGCCAATCAATTCTTATCCCCCAAAAAAGCACGAATAAGTGGCACAAAAAAATTACTAACAGTGATTTATCATAGTGATCGTAGAATGCGATCACAGTTGTGACTTAACACTTAGCGAACCGCTGCGAGGGAGCAAACTGTACGCTGACCACCGCGCATTTCTCGCAAGTAACGCGGAAGTAACGAAAACTAATTATGATATTATCGCAAAAGGAAATTTTTCTCCTCGCTGAGACTCTTCTTTAATTCAAAAGAGGACGCTACGACGTACGAATTTAAAGAAGCTAAAACCCTAACGCGGACAGAGGGCGGGAAATTCACGCTAGATTGGCCACACGCACGTGTTACACGATGTTTCCTAGTGATTAACGTTCACCTATGATTGATGCTCCCCCGCCACCTTTCGATGCGTCGATAAGCATCCTCGACGGTCGTCGTTGAATTCGTTAACGTTCGAACCACGATAAGACAATGTTTAATAGTATCGGTGAATCAATCTACACATTCGTTTCCTGTGAATATATCACACAGACGGGCGAAAATTAGTGAAGCGTAAATAAAATGCACCATCTAGAAAAAAAATCATATCCGCGAAACTATTGGTAGTATTACGATGACATTTTTGAAATAGTTAAGCCATATCAGCGATGTCCCACCAGACTCTAATAATTCAATACCTTGTGATGGGATCTAGCAATACTACGCGGAAGTGGAAGATTTGGTTTCCCGATGAAAAATTGATGGTTCCACGACGCGGTTAAGGGCGAATCATGAGAACAGGCAAGCCGCGCCGCTTTTCTCGTTACAACGAAAGGGCTTTCACCGATTTAAGTGCAAGGTGACGTTTCGCGGTCGTGGAATTCTCTGGTATCCTCGTGAGAGCATCCGCAGATGAGTTACAACCGCTGGTCCGAGGCCAGCAGCCAGCCTTGGTTGGATTCTCGATGTTCGCTCTCCTGCTTCCGCCTAATCCTTGCTTACTTAACTTGCCGCTTTTCGGCTTAAGGCCATGGTTGGCTTAGCGGCCGCTGTCCACCGGCTGAACGCGATAAATTGTTTTTCGATCGAGCGAAACCGCGATATAGCGACCGCCTGGCAGTCCACCTCTTTGGAAGCTTTAGCATTTCATTTCGGCGGGAGTCAGGCAAATTTTACGTGTTCATTGTTCTAAGATAAAATCCATATTATTTTTTGCTATAGAAGAAAACGTTTAACCATCGAGAGGAAAATCACAGTGTTGATACGGACACGGATTtctttaaagaaaaaagaataGAAGGAAGTTGAAGAGACTCTATTTAGCATTGCGCGCTGGTCGTGTGATTCCTGTAAGCTTGAAACGTGACAAGAACGCGTCCGGGAAACTGCAACAGGATGGCTGATATCGGCTGGCCGGTGTAAAAACGGGGGCTTATTGAAAGAGGTAACCGATGTTAAATGCATACGTAGCCAGTCTGCGTGGTCTCCCACGCGTATTGGCAATGCTGAAAGGAGGCATTGTTTTCCTCTTCGTTAACACAGTGACTCCTCCGGTTCCACTGGGAGGGTTGCAACCGGGGGATGTTCTCCCGAGGAGATTTGCTCTTCCAGCCGAAGGAAATGTTATTCCAGGCAAAGAGGATAGCGCGATGTTGCTCTAACGTAGACCGAAAAAACAACCGAACTCTCTGATTGCAAAAGAATTCCTAGGGAGCAGTTGTCGTGATTTTATTCGCGGTTGATATAGCGAAGAACTTAGATTTGAAATGGTTCGAGAATTTTATCTGAAATTTTACATCTGTAATACTGTAAGCGTTGACTCTTTACCAGAGATATTCCGCATACGTTTCTATTGCGTGACAAAGCCACATTTTGCTTGCCACCCCGTcaaataaattttttatttccaaAAGGGATATATAAAAAGGGATTATAAAAAATTGTACGAACATATCACGGAAAGGTAACAACAATGCTAATACCGTAGAAGTAATCGTTGGATAGCAGAAGGATGATCGTTTACCCCCAATTGACGATGGTTTCCTTGGCGCAAATTCGAGGCAACCGGATGACCCGTTCAAGTTCCCCATCCTGCAGGATCCTGGTGACTGAAATACCGCGATTAGACGCACCCTTGGCTAACCGGTAGGAGGTGTTCGCGTACGGTGGGAGGAGGTTCGATCGTTGGTGAACGGCTCCAGCGTCCGGCAGCACCAGAAGCAGACCCAACGCCAGCAGCATCGGGCACCGAATCCGAGCGATTCGCCTTCTTTCCCTGGACACACGCGATATTTATTGCCTCGTTAAGCTATCCACCGCTACGCCTGCTagcaaattcaattttattcctATCCTTTTATTTTCCGCCCGTAGGAATCCGGCGGAGTTTCATGTTACATCTCCTCCACTCTTGCTGTTCACTCCGGCATTACCGGCCAGTATTTTTACGCTCTCCGAATATAGCTTCTCCGGTATTAAAGCAATGCGtgggaaaaaaaaatatatatgcttGCGTTCAATTGAAATATTACCGTCGCTTAATTAGATCGGCCTGCGTTACTGCTCGCGAACTGCTTATTAAGCTTTCAATCGTTTATCTTCGAAACGAAACTCGTTGACTGTAAATATATCATTATTTCCAACGGGTATTaaagaatatataatataatgataAGGGAGTTAATGGCTGCGTTATAATGATAATATCGCGGACAGCTGCACAAGTGAGCGATAAAAAAAATAGTCCGCGTATAGCTAACTATATTTAATTGCAAATAAAATTACTGTAGAAAGTACATAGTCTTTTCCGAGTACGTCGTTTTGGAAGCGGCAAACAAGTTTTGTTTTGTCAGTGACACGattaatattctttttttttaacctTACAGTTTCCAATGATTAAGTGTATATATTCTCTGGAATCTCGATTTTTCGTAGTTGATAGTAAATTAAATAACGTACGTTGTAAATGAAATTGGTCGAACGGTGTAACGGATGTATCAATTCCTGGATGTTCTGTTCCGATTTAAAGAAATTAAAGCGGCATTCGCTTCGACAAGGTACCACGAGGCTGATACCACCCGCGACCCTGTCGTTTCCTTTTCGTCGTTCACGGAGAACTGTTCGGCGGTCTACCATCGGACGCTTAATCATCCTCTTTTCATCGGAAAGATAAAAAAAATGCCGCGCCTCCTTACCCCGGCTATTACGTAACTAGCATGTACGATATCTGCAACTCGTGTGCGACTTGGATCTGTTTACTAGTTCCATCGAATGATTTAATAAACACTGTTATTCTTACATGAAGAACAATCTCTTCCTTTCCTGGCAGGTGTACATGTAGTTACGAATGACCACTGATATTTCTGAAGATAATTATTGATATTGTCTGATAAATAATCAAGTTCTTTTCTTGAAACGTACACGTCATAATTCGCTTGTAGaccgaaataaaaaaattggGGCATTAGCCATTCGTCGGGCAAACATGCCCCGCTAAAATAAACCTAGCGATAAACAATATCTGCACGGTTAGCGCGGCGTAAGATGTATCGAAGAGAGTTTACCTCAGCAATAAAACTTGGAGCACTCGGTGTTCTTCTATAAACCAAGTAATATGATAAACAAATACATACATTAGCCAAACCTCTGGCAAAAGTGGTACTTATCGTTTTATCACTTTTCCTGAAAATATGTTCGCTTAAACGTTCCATGCGTTCTGTTTTCGACTGCATCACATATACCTAATCTTCTCTAGAGTTAAGCATGGGATGCTATTCGCACAACAACGCGCAGTTATTGATGCAGTTATGCGTTTTTTGAATGAAGAGCTATTTTAATTTCCTTCTTTTTCTGTATCTGtgaattatttatattttaacatttttTGTTATTTCGTGAAAAGTTAGATTATTCTGGCGTTTGGTAACCAGCTATTGTTAAAAGTAATCGTAATGTAATATGCAATATAGATATAATGTTAACGTGATGTAGTATTTTCATGTATATCTAATCGCGGTACGCTGACACATACGTCCGTGCAGTTCTCCGTGAAAACGTTATCGCGGCAGTTCGTTTAATTCATAAGAACGGGTAGATACAAAACAGCGCAATCTATATCGCGTTGTGCAATTAGATTGTTCACGGGTTTTGCAGAAACTTAATCTCTTGTCGGCGATTTATCGCGAGCGTTCTCCATTATTTCTCTGAAATAATTATACTGACGGCATTTTATTCGGTGGAATTACCTTCGTAGCACGCTCATCTGCACGGTCCACGAGCGAAAAGTCCAAAGAATCCTCGACGCGGCGGTTCAAACTCTTCCATAAATCGTGCACTTCCGTGAACCGCGGCGAACTTCCTCAAGGGACGCACATTCATTCATATTCAACGACTATCGCGGCCTTAAACACCTTCTTACTGTCACTTCCTCTACCCAACAATCGGAAGACGGGATTCGATCAACCCCGAGTAACGTTCGGCCCGTCGATCGGCAGGCTCCAACTTCGCTGATCCCTGTGGTCGGGGGGGTCACTGAGAAAATTTATTCGATTGACTGCGAACGAAAAAACGGAAAGAAAGAAACGATGAACGACGTGTATGATGTTTCGCGAAAATCAAGCCACGTGTCCGAGACTTTTCGCGCCCTTTCTTTCTCCCGTAAATCAGTGTATGTACCTGCGTGTACACGTTCTGGCTCGGTGTCACCTCGTGGAGGCAATCGGCCGTAGTAACTGGCGCGCTACGCTCGCAACTCTCCCTTAAATACTGGCGAGAGTTCTGGT comes from the Xylocopa sonorina isolate GNS202 chromosome 1, iyXylSono1_principal, whole genome shotgun sequence genome and includes:
- the Ogg1 gene encoding 8-oxoguanine DNA glycosylase; this encodes MKMYKNEVKTRQGKIVCPSTELNLGVTLKGGQSFRWSSYNDGYRGVFDKCIWSLTQDDTHLSYVVQSPLLDFSNYDQILSNYFRLDVHLEDLCKIWTTADHHLKESLNITSGVRILNQDVVENLFSFICSSNNNIQRISGMVEKLCTFFGEKICSIEDNDYYSFPTIEALAGEDVENKLKEEKFGYRAGYIANAAKRLMELGGKEWLLNLHKKNNNSYTKARKELITLPGIGPKVADCICLMSLGYLEAIPVDTHIFQIARANYLPHLEQNKTVTPKIHEEVSSYLRELWGPMAGWAQAIVFCAKIDNRSNITSNHKRKNSTNKKSHKSKNFKK
- the LOC143423558 gene encoding SPRY domain-containing SOCS box protein 3 produces the protein MNSQSEYIWSPEYEKFCVCNLENCRCEENNEYEWVWDRENATRTIVLSDDNLDVKFHNGYSYGTAAIRGNKLLEKGKHHYWEVEMLSPTYGTDIMVGVGTSKVDLNSANHVFCSFLGLDQESFGFSYQGYIQHNGQNRCYSKCFGQGTLVGVHLDTWRGTLQFFLNRKPLGIAFSGLRNIELYPMVSSTAAQSKMRLIHSCSAPVSLQMECLSVLKPSDKAYLSTTFPGLRHLSESIFADILNTNRNDEEQEMSKLKYLTECMFVDEFDFALVGAREENEKCARNNNNSVCTMDVTLNSS
- the LOC143426335 gene encoding uncharacterized protein LOC143426335; translation: MSVLRRERRRIARIRCPMLLALGLLLVLPDAGAVHQRSNLLPPYANTSYRLAKGASNRGISVTRILQDGELERVIRLPRICAKETIVNWGDTNVALRQVWLLESGRNLQLIYEGDTLTDCVDEKFANGDESSCTSSAHTDGDYNDRVSVELFDVDGQEDSSRIPQDLSWLSSTAELRHRCSHTRNRARNQLMAQHRRRKYSKFLNGTGNSHRQRRGKSRSRRDLLMIPGTQWCGRGHRATKYTNLGGFGTADACCRRHDTACPFFIPAFETRYGLFNWGISSMMHCACDERFRTCLKMADTASANFIGKIFFDVLRTKCFILKPQKVCTKWSWSGKCQHHDYRKQAHVRDNVPYD